One part of the Tunicatimonas pelagia genome encodes these proteins:
- a CDS encoding VCBS repeat-containing protein — MRFRIVVYILLAITFGCKNAEDNQLFSLLSEGETNIAFTNELTLSEDFDVFRYRNYYNGGGVAIGDINNDGLSDVYLTANMGENKLYLNQGNFSFKDITQSAGVSGSKVWATGVSMADINGDGLLDIYVCNSGDVMGGKRENELFINNGDLTFSEQAAKYGLDDKGFSTHAAFFDYDQDGDLDAYVLNNSFRPVSTLGYENIRHIRDSTGGDKLYRNDKNHFVDVSDSAGIYGSVIGFGLGVTVTDVNQDSWLDIYVSNDFFERDYLYINQQDGIGRTASTPGRRTGHSGFRDELIQRMGHISHFSMGADAADLNNDGYPEIFVTDMLPNTDKRLKTMTNFESYDVHQRKLANGYYEQYMRNTLQLNNQYGNFREIGQLAGVQATDWSWGALIADFDNDLNKELFVSNGVYKDVTDQDFIAYIGSDEAILEAMRKESVNFQELVDQMPSNKLSNYLFKADSNLTYQNVATDWGLATPSFSNGAAYGDLDNDGDLDLIVNNVNQELFVYRNNSDQLQSNHYLKLSFVGPQQNTFGIGARVHAYANGQQVMQENIPTKGFQSSVDYTMVLGFDTLSVVDSLLVHWGYNNRVQKKYNVTVNQHDTLYFTDAVPSIPLAQPDSNTVFQRVEHSLNPAFRHQENRFVDFDYERLTYHMLSREGPALAVADVNQDGLDDFYLGGASGQAGRLYLQRNEQEFEAIGTIAFAQDSVSEDVDATFFDADNDGDLDLYVVSGGNSFRANAAQYQDRLYLLESFTPDGKPIYQKSTEALPTLRDMGSCVKHADFDQDGDEDLFVGGRAIPLQYGLPASSTILRNDGTGKFTDATAQVSPRLRQIGMVTDAEWVDFDRDQDLDLVIVGDWMPVMLLKNNGANLERLNNVPGLENTKGWWREIETTDLNEDGEMDFVLGNWGLNTKFNASPEQPLTLYISDFDENQAIDQVYAYYQGDSLYPMALRHDLVMQLNYLKKEFTYHADYAGKTMEQVFGKPALTNALVNQVHRLQSSFVINNGDGSYQVNDLPIEAQLSPVFSIVSGDFVGNANPELVLAGNFSGVRPEEGRYDANPGLMMSFGNGQFHNKPANGLSISGEVRDMAVARSVGTKRLLIIAKNNEEPEIYVYDTAGPSGKDTVTMLSNR, encoded by the coding sequence TCCGATGTCTACCTCACTGCCAACATGGGTGAGAACAAGCTATATCTTAATCAGGGAAACTTTTCGTTTAAAGATATTACTCAGTCGGCCGGAGTGAGTGGTAGTAAAGTCTGGGCTACTGGAGTTAGTATGGCCGACATAAATGGCGATGGGCTTCTAGATATCTATGTCTGCAACTCCGGCGATGTAATGGGTGGTAAACGGGAGAATGAATTATTTATCAACAATGGTGACCTAACATTCTCCGAACAGGCCGCCAAATACGGATTGGATGACAAAGGCTTCAGCACCCATGCGGCTTTCTTTGACTACGACCAAGATGGTGACCTTGATGCTTACGTACTTAACAATTCATTTCGTCCAGTATCTACCCTAGGTTATGAAAATATTCGCCACATCCGGGATAGTACCGGAGGCGATAAGCTCTATCGTAATGATAAAAATCATTTTGTTGACGTAAGCGACTCAGCCGGGATTTATGGTAGTGTAATTGGTTTTGGTTTGGGCGTAACGGTTACCGACGTAAATCAAGATAGCTGGCTCGATATTTACGTGTCCAACGATTTTTTTGAGCGGGATTATCTGTATATCAATCAGCAGGATGGTATTGGCCGCACCGCGTCCACGCCGGGCCGCCGGACGGGACATTCCGGGTTTCGCGATGAGTTAATCCAGCGAATGGGTCATATCAGTCATTTTTCTATGGGAGCCGATGCCGCCGACCTGAACAATGATGGTTACCCTGAGATCTTCGTTACCGATATGCTGCCCAATACCGATAAGCGGCTCAAAACGATGACCAATTTTGAGTCCTACGATGTGCATCAGCGCAAACTCGCTAACGGATATTACGAGCAGTACATGCGTAATACGTTGCAACTCAATAATCAGTATGGGAACTTTAGAGAAATTGGTCAATTGGCCGGGGTTCAAGCTACCGACTGGAGCTGGGGGGCCTTGATCGCTGACTTTGATAATGATCTGAACAAAGAATTATTCGTCAGCAACGGGGTGTACAAAGATGTAACCGATCAAGATTTTATCGCGTACATTGGCAGCGACGAAGCCATTCTAGAGGCCATGCGGAAAGAGTCGGTCAATTTTCAGGAACTGGTTGACCAAATGCCTTCCAACAAACTGAGCAATTACTTATTTAAAGCCGATAGCAACCTAACGTACCAGAATGTAGCTACTGATTGGGGGTTAGCTACTCCTTCCTTTTCCAACGGAGCTGCCTACGGTGATTTAGACAATGATGGCGACCTAGACTTAATTGTCAACAATGTAAATCAAGAATTATTTGTTTACCGCAATAACAGTGACCAGCTTCAGTCTAACCATTATCTGAAGCTATCGTTTGTAGGCCCGCAGCAGAACACATTCGGAATTGGTGCCCGGGTACATGCTTACGCTAACGGTCAGCAAGTGATGCAAGAGAATATACCAACCAAAGGGTTTCAGTCGTCGGTGGACTATACTATGGTTTTAGGGTTTGATACATTATCCGTTGTTGATAGCTTGCTCGTTCATTGGGGATATAATAACCGGGTACAAAAGAAATATAATGTCACGGTCAATCAGCATGATACGCTCTACTTTACTGATGCCGTACCGAGTATACCATTGGCTCAACCAGATTCTAATACTGTCTTTCAGCGGGTAGAACATTCGCTTAACCCTGCCTTTCGTCACCAAGAAAATCGCTTCGTAGATTTTGATTACGAGCGACTTACCTACCATATGCTATCGCGAGAAGGCCCGGCTTTAGCAGTGGCGGATGTAAACCAAGATGGTTTAGATGATTTTTACTTGGGAGGGGCTAGCGGTCAGGCCGGGCGATTGTACCTTCAGCGTAATGAACAAGAATTTGAAGCCATTGGCACGATAGCATTCGCCCAAGACAGTGTTTCGGAAGATGTAGATGCTACGTTCTTCGATGCCGATAATGATGGTGATCTGGATTTGTACGTCGTAAGCGGAGGAAATAGCTTTCGGGCGAACGCTGCTCAGTATCAAGACCGATTATACCTGCTGGAATCTTTTACTCCAGATGGTAAACCAATTTACCAAAAGAGTACTGAAGCACTTCCCACTCTTCGTGATATGGGGTCTTGTGTGAAGCACGCTGATTTTGACCAGGACGGCGATGAGGATTTATTTGTAGGTGGACGCGCTATTCCACTTCAGTACGGATTGCCCGCTAGCAGCACCATTTTAAGAAATGATGGTACCGGGAAATTTACGGATGCTACCGCCCAGGTTTCTCCTCGCCTTCGCCAAATCGGAATGGTTACCGATGCTGAATGGGTTGATTTTGATCGTGATCAAGATTTAGACTTGGTAATAGTCGGCGATTGGATGCCTGTTATGCTGCTCAAAAATAATGGGGCCAATCTCGAGAGGCTAAACAATGTACCGGGTTTAGAAAATACCAAAGGTTGGTGGCGAGAGATTGAAACGACTGATTTGAATGAAGATGGTGAAATGGATTTTGTACTGGGCAACTGGGGTCTTAACACCAAATTCAACGCTAGCCCGGAACAGCCTCTCACGCTCTACATTAGCGATTTTGACGAAAATCAGGCTATCGACCAAGTGTATGCCTACTATCAGGGTGATAGTTTATACCCGATGGCTCTTCGGCACGATTTAGTCATGCAACTGAACTATCTCAAAAAAGAATTTACGTACCACGCCGATTATGCGGGAAAAACTATGGAGCAAGTATTCGGCAAGCCCGCATTAACGAATGCGCTGGTTAACCAGGTACACCGCTTACAGTCATCGTTTGTTATCAACAACGGAGATGGCTCTTATCAAGTAAACGATTTGCCAATTGAAGCCCAACTTTCTCCCGTTTTTTCGATTGTATCGGGAGATTTTGTTGGGAATGCCAATCCCGAACTAGTACTGGCCGGAAATTTTTCAGGTGTGAGACCAGAAGAAGGTCGCTACGATGCCAACCCAGGATTGATGATGAGTTTTGGTAACGGGCAGTTTCACAATAAACCAGCTAATGGGTTATCAATAAGCGGGGAAGTGCGAGACATGGCGGTGGCCCGTTCAGTGGGAACCAAGCGACTGCTGATTATTGCCAAGAATAATGAAGAACCTGAGATTTATGTTTACGATACTGCTGGGCCTTCGGGGAAGGATACTGTCACTATGCTTTCTAATCGTTAG
- a CDS encoding VCBS repeat-containing protein yields the protein MFTILLGLRGRILSLCFLIVSVACQSNTESLFELLPASRTGVDFENRLAETPQMNIFSYLYFYNGGGVAAGDLNGDSLPDLYFTSNLESNKLYLNQADFTFQDITEATNVGGNSGWTTGVTMADVNGDGRLDIYVSQLGDYQNIRGRNQLYINQGNDAEGIPTFVDQAADYGLDLIGFSTQAAFFDYDLDGDLDMYMLNHSTHANGTFGRATLRKEKHPLAGDKLMRNDGNTFTDVTDSSGIYSSVLGYGLGITVGDVNWDGYPDVYVGNDFHENDYLYINNGDGTFSEKLEEMIQHTGRFSMGNDIADINNDGLPDILSLDMLPSDPVMLKMSAGEDAYDVYNYKLQYGYNHQFARNTLQLNRGNNRFSEIGLLAEVYATDWSWSGLIADLDLDGYKDLYIANGIKRRSNDLDYIKYVSNDAVQQQLEGDLTSEDLALIEQLPIIKIPNVAFKNQRNLHFNNASEDWGLSQASFSNGAAYADLDNDGDLDLVVNNIDQPAFIYRNRAGENEQRTNNYLKIKLEGEGANPFGIGTKVIIPTDSQTIIHEVYTTRGYQSAVPAELIIGLGERQQVDSLIIVWPDHRFELLQNVKVNQTVTAQQKNASGTYNFSSPHSPLFSEVDSLVDYVHQENLFIEFNREALIPHMSSTEGPKLAVGDVNGDRKEDFFVGGAKRQAGAVFVQTSSGFSQLDQPAFRADSVAEDIGAELVDTDNDGDLDLVVASGGNEFQGEAEPLMVRLYQNDGRGNFTRNLAAIPNVSVNASCVRAADFDSDGDQDLFIGGRVVAWNYGKVPTSYLLQNDGQGNFSIQTDEIAEGLSSVGMVKDARWADVNTDGALDLIVVGEWMPITVFLNQENKQLVKADISSLGNTNGWWNTVEATDIDGDGDLDILAGNLGLNSKLKASPEKPVSLAVKDIDDNGTIEQLLFHYVGDEKRLFATKDEITSQLVDVKNRFTSYIDFAQANVNEIFPSDVLSDAEQYSAYELRSGAFINDGNQNFQFQPFPVPAQFAPINAIYLTDVNNDSKLDILTAGNFYEVTIERGRYDASYSTLLKNGGEGNFTFIPNTESGLYLNGQVRNIAEIMYQGDKTIIVARNKQTLLFLKKNENTHHTLSSAAN from the coding sequence ATGTTTACGATACTGCTGGGCCTTCGGGGAAGGATACTGTCACTATGCTTTCTAATCGTTAGCGTTGCTTGTCAGTCAAATACCGAATCACTGTTTGAGCTGCTGCCCGCTAGTCGAACTGGAGTTGATTTTGAAAACCGACTAGCGGAAACCCCGCAGATGAACATCTTCAGTTACCTCTACTTCTACAATGGGGGCGGAGTGGCTGCTGGAGATCTTAATGGCGATAGCCTACCCGATCTGTATTTCACTTCCAACTTGGAAAGCAACAAACTCTACCTGAATCAGGCTGATTTTACCTTCCAAGATATTACTGAAGCGACCAACGTCGGGGGTAATTCGGGATGGACTACCGGGGTGACGATGGCCGACGTAAACGGCGACGGACGGTTGGATATCTACGTAAGCCAACTCGGCGATTACCAGAACATTCGGGGAAGAAACCAGCTATACATCAATCAGGGTAATGATGCAGAAGGTATTCCAACGTTTGTTGATCAGGCTGCTGATTATGGCCTTGATCTGATTGGATTTAGCACCCAAGCGGCTTTTTTTGATTATGACTTAGATGGCGACCTGGACATGTACATGCTCAACCATTCCACCCACGCCAACGGAACCTTCGGGCGCGCTACTCTGCGGAAAGAAAAGCACCCATTGGCTGGAGATAAATTAATGCGAAACGATGGTAACACATTTACGGATGTAACTGACAGTAGCGGGATTTACAGCAGCGTGCTAGGCTACGGCTTGGGCATTACCGTAGGTGACGTAAACTGGGATGGCTACCCCGATGTGTACGTAGGCAACGATTTCCATGAGAACGATTATCTCTATATTAATAATGGCGACGGCACCTTCTCGGAGAAGTTGGAGGAGATGATCCAGCATACCGGCCGTTTCTCAATGGGCAACGATATTGCCGATATCAATAATGACGGTCTGCCCGATATTCTTTCCCTAGATATGCTTCCGTCTGATCCGGTGATGTTGAAGATGTCGGCGGGAGAAGATGCGTACGATGTATACAATTACAAGCTCCAATACGGCTATAATCATCAGTTTGCCCGCAACACCCTTCAGCTCAACCGGGGTAATAACCGCTTTAGTGAGATTGGGCTACTAGCTGAGGTATACGCTACCGACTGGAGCTGGTCGGGGCTTATCGCCGACCTGGATTTAGATGGTTATAAAGACTTGTATATTGCCAACGGTATCAAACGCCGATCGAATGATTTAGACTACATTAAATACGTTTCTAACGATGCGGTTCAGCAGCAATTGGAAGGTGATCTAACCTCCGAAGATTTGGCACTGATAGAGCAGTTACCCATCATTAAAATTCCTAATGTAGCGTTTAAAAATCAGCGTAACCTTCACTTCAACAATGCCTCCGAAGACTGGGGGTTAAGCCAAGCTTCTTTCTCCAACGGAGCCGCTTACGCTGATTTAGATAACGATGGTGACTTAGATTTGGTGGTGAACAACATCGATCAGCCCGCCTTTATCTATCGCAACCGGGCGGGTGAAAATGAACAACGAACCAATAACTATCTTAAAATAAAGCTTGAGGGCGAAGGAGCTAACCCATTCGGAATAGGTACCAAAGTGATTATTCCTACCGATTCTCAAACAATCATTCACGAAGTTTATACCACCCGGGGCTATCAGTCGGCAGTGCCAGCTGAACTAATTATTGGGCTTGGCGAACGGCAACAAGTAGACTCATTGATAATTGTCTGGCCCGACCATCGCTTCGAGCTACTTCAAAACGTAAAGGTCAATCAAACCGTTACTGCCCAACAGAAAAACGCTAGCGGCACGTACAACTTTTCCTCACCTCACTCTCCTCTGTTTAGTGAGGTAGATAGCCTGGTAGACTACGTGCATCAAGAAAATCTATTTATTGAGTTCAATCGAGAAGCCCTTATTCCGCATATGTCATCTACCGAAGGGCCCAAACTTGCCGTAGGCGACGTGAACGGAGACAGGAAAGAAGATTTCTTTGTGGGTGGGGCCAAGCGTCAAGCGGGTGCCGTATTCGTACAAACTAGCTCAGGGTTTTCACAATTAGACCAACCTGCTTTTCGGGCAGATTCGGTAGCAGAAGATATTGGTGCTGAACTAGTAGATACTGACAATGATGGCGATCTGGATTTGGTGGTAGCCAGTGGTGGAAATGAATTTCAGGGCGAAGCGGAACCACTGATGGTACGACTGTACCAGAACGATGGGCGAGGAAATTTTACCCGGAACCTCGCCGCCATACCCAATGTATCGGTCAATGCTTCTTGCGTTCGGGCAGCTGATTTTGATAGTGATGGCGACCAGGATTTGTTTATCGGCGGACGGGTAGTGGCCTGGAACTACGGAAAAGTACCAACCAGTTATCTGTTACAAAACGATGGGCAGGGAAATTTCTCTATTCAGACCGATGAAATAGCTGAGGGGTTGTCGTCGGTAGGCATGGTGAAAGATGCCCGGTGGGCTGACGTTAATACGGATGGTGCACTAGATTTAATCGTTGTGGGAGAATGGATGCCGATTACGGTATTTCTCAATCAAGAAAACAAACAATTGGTAAAAGCCGATATTTCTTCCCTCGGGAATACAAATGGCTGGTGGAATACCGTAGAAGCCACCGATATTGACGGGGATGGTGATTTGGATATTCTGGCCGGAAACCTGGGGCTTAACTCTAAGCTAAAAGCATCACCAGAAAAACCTGTGAGCTTGGCAGTGAAAGATATTGACGATAATGGTACTATAGAACAGTTACTTTTCCACTATGTTGGTGACGAAAAGCGGTTGTTTGCTACCAAAGATGAGATTACTTCTCAGTTGGTTGATGTAAAAAATCGCTTTACCAGTTACATTGATTTTGCTCAGGCCAATGTTAACGAAATCTTTCCATCGGATGTGCTGTCGGACGCTGAACAATACAGTGCTTACGAGCTTCGCTCCGGTGCTTTCATTAACGATGGAAATCAAAACTTTCAGTTTCAACCTTTTCCGGTTCCGGCCCAATTCGCCCCCATCAATGCTATTTACCTGACCGACGTAAATAACGATAGTAAATTAGACATTCTCACCGCGGGGAATTTTTACGAAGTCACTATTGAGCGGGGGCGTTACGATGCAAGCTATAGTACACTACTCAAGAATGGTGGTGAGGGTAACTTTACCTTTATTCCCAATACGGAATCGGGCTTGTACCTGAATGGGCAGGTACGCAATATAGCTGAAATCATGTATCAGGGAGATAAGACAATTATTGTTGCTCGGAACAAGCAAACTTTACTTTTTCTTAAGAAAAATGAAAACACCCATCATACTCTGTCTTCTGCTGCTAACTAG
- a CDS encoding heme lyase CcmF/NrfE family subunit has translation MINTLIGNLGHFFVISSFVASLVAAYAYITATVEKDIIKSQTWKRFARLAFYIHGGLVIGVIGSLFYIIYNHLFEYHYAWSHSSLSLPVYYMISCFWEGQEGSFLLWIFWHVILGFVLIRTNQQTGWEAPVMAVFALVQAFLASMIMGTVIPGIELKIGSSPFLLLRDVMTDAPVFAMNPDFRPADGTGLNPLLQNYWMVIHPPTLFLGFATTLVPFAFCMAGIWRKQYENWVKPALPWAIFSAAVLGLGIMMGAYWAYETLNFGGYWNWDPVENAVYIPWLILVASIHTLIIFKNNGTALKTSVVLVIATFVLILYSTFLTRSGILGNASVHSFTDLGLSGQLLIYMLFFTVVAIILAAIRWKEIPTSEKEASAYSREFWIFIGATTLCLMSFQVLVPTSIPVYNSIVEAFGGVSNVAPPADQIEFYTKFQLWFAIAIALLSGTGQFFFWRKMDPEKLKSELSVPLIITLLVSTAVMLIGGVTNPVYILLLTVSVYSIVANGKILLRFGKEQFRLSGGSISHIGVAMIFIGILFSSGYSEVVSINESGLLIFKDNPGNENLENTLLWINEPRNMDKYELVYKGQRVDAQGVPVYVEKDLLRPTEKPFLTVAVDAFAHEGTTYFAKGDTVQIHPENTYHEVQYTDRETGKQFTLYPRSQVNPNMGLIASPDIVRSLGKDLYTHVSAIPPTTEEKEWADMEELEIKMGEQFFANDYVATLDRIERVDQIDGVDLKEGDLAVQAHIQVMGGVEEYMLKPIYLIRDRMVGRIPDTSHELGLRFTLMNIVPEENKFVLGMETTQKEYIVLKAIEKPLINVLWIGTLLLMFGFSVATYRRYQDYRKPAKKAASSTKPPKSRKPVSV, from the coding sequence ATGATTAATACACTTATTGGTAATCTCGGCCACTTCTTCGTTATCTCTTCTTTTGTGGCCTCGTTGGTAGCGGCTTACGCGTACATTACCGCCACAGTAGAAAAAGACATTATTAAGTCTCAAACCTGGAAACGCTTCGCCCGTTTGGCCTTCTACATTCACGGTGGGTTGGTTATCGGGGTGATCGGTAGTTTATTCTATATCATTTACAACCATCTGTTCGAGTATCACTATGCTTGGAGTCATTCTTCACTGAGCCTTCCAGTGTACTACATGATTTCCTGCTTCTGGGAAGGGCAGGAAGGAAGTTTTCTGCTGTGGATTTTCTGGCACGTAATTCTGGGCTTTGTCCTTATTCGTACCAATCAGCAAACGGGTTGGGAGGCACCGGTAATGGCGGTGTTTGCGCTGGTGCAAGCTTTTCTGGCTTCCATGATTATGGGTACGGTTATTCCGGGTATTGAGCTGAAGATTGGTAGCTCGCCGTTTCTACTGCTGCGCGATGTAATGACCGACGCCCCAGTGTTTGCTATGAACCCCGATTTTCGCCCCGCAGATGGAACGGGACTGAATCCACTACTGCAAAATTACTGGATGGTCATTCATCCACCTACCCTATTTTTAGGCTTTGCCACTACGCTAGTTCCCTTTGCGTTTTGTATGGCGGGCATTTGGCGTAAGCAATACGAGAACTGGGTGAAACCAGCCTTGCCTTGGGCTATTTTCTCGGCGGCGGTTCTGGGTCTTGGAATTATGATGGGCGCCTACTGGGCCTACGAAACGCTGAACTTTGGCGGTTACTGGAACTGGGATCCGGTAGAAAACGCCGTCTATATTCCTTGGCTGATTTTAGTAGCGAGTATTCATACATTAATTATCTTTAAAAATAACGGAACGGCACTCAAAACCTCAGTGGTACTAGTCATTGCTACCTTTGTGCTAATTCTGTACAGCACATTTTTGACTCGTAGTGGTATTCTGGGGAATGCTTCCGTGCATTCATTCACCGATTTAGGGTTATCCGGTCAGTTGTTAATCTACATGCTCTTCTTCACCGTTGTCGCTATTATATTAGCAGCTATCCGTTGGAAGGAAATTCCTACCTCAGAGAAAGAAGCTTCTGCCTATAGCCGGGAGTTTTGGATTTTTATTGGTGCCACTACGCTCTGTCTAATGTCTTTTCAGGTGTTGGTACCTACATCCATTCCGGTTTATAATTCTATCGTAGAGGCCTTCGGTGGCGTGTCCAATGTGGCCCCTCCGGCCGACCAAATTGAGTTTTATACCAAATTCCAGCTCTGGTTTGCTATCGCAATTGCGCTGTTATCGGGTACGGGGCAGTTTTTCTTCTGGCGTAAAATGGATCCTGAAAAGCTGAAAAGTGAACTCTCGGTTCCACTGATTATTACACTGTTGGTTAGTACAGCGGTTATGCTGATCGGCGGAGTAACGAATCCGGTGTATATTCTACTGCTTACGGTTTCGGTTTATTCTATTGTTGCCAACGGAAAAATTCTACTACGCTTTGGTAAGGAACAATTCCGGCTATCGGGTGGGTCAATTTCGCATATCGGGGTAGCCATGATCTTTATCGGCATTCTGTTCTCATCAGGTTACTCTGAGGTGGTTTCTATCAATGAATCTGGTTTACTCATATTTAAAGATAATCCCGGTAACGAAAATCTAGAAAATACCCTACTCTGGATCAATGAACCTCGTAATATGGATAAGTACGAACTGGTATACAAAGGCCAGCGAGTAGATGCCCAGGGTGTTCCGGTTTATGTAGAAAAAGATTTACTGCGCCCTACTGAGAAACCATTTCTAACAGTGGCGGTAGATGCGTTCGCTCACGAAGGAACAACGTATTTCGCTAAAGGTGATACGGTGCAAATTCATCCTGAAAACACCTACCACGAAGTGCAGTATACTGATCGGGAAACGGGTAAGCAGTTTACACTGTATCCTCGCTCTCAGGTAAATCCTAATATGGGTTTAATCGCCTCACCCGATATTGTACGCTCATTGGGCAAAGATTTGTACACTCACGTATCAGCCATTCCACCTACCACTGAAGAAAAAGAATGGGCGGACATGGAGGAACTAGAAATAAAAATGGGTGAGCAATTCTTCGCCAACGATTATGTAGCTACGCTGGATCGGATTGAGCGAGTAGATCAGATAGACGGCGTTGATTTGAAGGAGGGCGATTTGGCGGTGCAAGCGCACATTCAGGTAATGGGTGGGGTAGAAGAGTACATGCTAAAACCAATCTACCTAATTCGCGACCGCATGGTAGGCCGTATTCCTGATACCTCGCACGAGTTAGGATTACGGTTTACGCTGATGAACATTGTGCCAGAAGAGAACAAGTTTGTGCTGGGGATGGAAACTACCCAAAAGGAATACATTGTGCTGAAAGCGATAGAGAAACCGCTAATTAATGTACTATGGATTGGCACATTACTACTGATGTTTGGTTTCAGTGTAGCTACGTACCGGCGCTACCAAGATTATCGGAAACCAGCGAAAAAAGCCGCTTCATCTACCAAACCTCCCAAATCCAGAAAACCAGTTTCGGTGTAA
- a CDS encoding type II toxin-antitoxin system RelE family toxin, translating to MYEIKFARTAIREIRSLPNQVIQRVARKIDQLTENPRPAGCRKLRGHTDLWRIRIGDYWVIYSISDDIEIIEIRRVRHRRDVYD from the coding sequence ATGTATGAAATAAAATTTGCCCGAACCGCCATTCGCGAAATTCGCTCTCTCCCTAATCAAGTTATTCAACGGGTAGCTCGAAAAATTGATCAGCTTACAGAAAACCCTCGTCCAGCAGGTTGTCGCAAACTACGAGGACATACTGACTTGTGGCGCATTCGTATAGGTGATTACTGGGTAATCTACTCTATCAGCGACGATATAGAGATTATTGAGATCAGAAGGGTACGACATCGTAGAGATGTATACGATTAA
- a CDS encoding cytochrome c maturation protein CcmE domain-containing protein: MKLKYIIALIVIAVSVTIIMSTAGDASSYVTFNEASELAQSGDDKNIHVVGTLKKDAQGEVVGVEPSEDKLSVSFMMVDENGREQQVFYNEPMPADLLRSEQVVVIGSYRSDYFVADQVLLKCPSKYQEEEIS, from the coding sequence ATGAAACTAAAGTACATAATCGCCCTCATTGTGATCGCTGTATCGGTAACCATCATTATGTCTACTGCCGGAGATGCCAGCTCCTACGTTACCTTCAATGAGGCCAGCGAATTAGCTCAGTCAGGAGACGATAAAAACATTCACGTAGTGGGCACACTAAAGAAAGACGCCCAGGGCGAAGTAGTAGGAGTTGAGCCATCCGAAGACAAACTCTCCGTATCGTTTATGATGGTAGACGAAAACGGGCGAGAGCAGCAAGTATTTTATAATGAGCCTATGCCCGCCGATTTACTACGTTCCGAACAGGTGGTGGTGATCGGTTCTTACCGCAGTGATTACTTCGTAGCCGATCAGGTACTGCTAAAATGCCCATCTAAATACCAGGAAGAAGAGATTAGCTAG
- a CDS encoding CcmD family protein encodes MADTFRQEGKIYVVVAVMLLIFSGLVVYAIRIDQKVSKLEKEILMKND; translated from the coding sequence ATGGCTGACACCTTCCGGCAGGAGGGGAAAATCTACGTAGTAGTAGCGGTTATGCTATTGATATTCTCCGGCTTGGTTGTCTACGCCATTCGTATTGATCAGAAAGTGAGTAAATTAGAGAAAGAAATTTTAATGAAGAATGATTGA
- the ccsA gene encoding cytochrome c biogenesis protein CcsA — MRKQWWKVLAILLVGYTITAGLLADVPRLPILNEAIRVLHFHVPMWFGMIALFTVSVIYSVRHLQNPSLKHDVYAIEFANTGMLFGILGILSGSLWAKFTWGAFWTNDAKLNGAAIAMLIYSAYFILRGSFSDEQQRSRVSAIYNIFAYSTLIPLLFVLPRMTDSLHPGNGGNPGFNAYDLDSNLRIVFYPAVIGWTLMGLWFTSLRIRLHIIKQKHNESLEENLLRNSSRSMAERS; from the coding sequence ATGAGAAAACAATGGTGGAAAGTACTTGCCATTTTACTAGTCGGATACACCATTACGGCGGGCCTGCTGGCCGATGTACCTCGCTTACCAATTTTAAATGAAGCAATTCGGGTTCTTCATTTTCATGTGCCCATGTGGTTCGGAATGATTGCCCTTTTTACGGTTTCAGTGATCTACTCCGTTAGACATTTACAGAATCCATCGCTCAAGCACGATGTCTATGCTATTGAGTTTGCTAATACGGGTATGCTATTTGGCATTTTGGGCATCCTGAGTGGGTCGTTGTGGGCTAAGTTTACTTGGGGAGCATTCTGGACCAACGATGCCAAGCTAAACGGAGCAGCTATTGCCATGCTAATTTACTCGGCCTATTTTATTTTGCGAGGCTCTTTCAGTGACGAACAGCAACGATCGCGCGTAAGTGCTATTTATAATATTTTTGCTTACTCTACTTTAATTCCCTTATTGTTTGTCTTACCCCGTATGACCGATTCATTGCACCCTGGTAACGGAGGAAACCCGGGCTTTAATGCCTATGATTTGGACAGCAACCTTCGCATAGTGTTTTATCCGGCAGTCATTGGCTGGACATTGATGGGGTTATGGTTTACCAGTTTACGTATTCGTTTGCACATTATAAAACAGAAACACAATGAAAGCTTGGAAGAAAACTTGCTTCGTAATAGCAGCCGTTCTATGGCTGAGCGTTCTTAA